Proteins co-encoded in one Candidatus Cloacimonadota bacterium genomic window:
- a CDS encoding DegT/DnrJ/EryC1/StrS family aminotransferase: protein SFGDIGTLSFFPSKNLGAMGDAGMCLTNDDELAAGLRQLRVHGENPKYFHQWVGLNSRLDTLQAAILLVKLEKLSDWSNKRRANAAFYDAQLQNIRELKTPQIAPQAKTIYNQYTLVTERRDDLMAHLQKKDIGCAIYYPLPLHLQDCFSVLGYKKGDLPIAERLANQVLSIPIYPELTDDMKAYVAQSIREFFA from the coding sequence TCGTTTGGTGATATTGGCACTCTATCTTTTTTCCCCAGCAAAAACCTCGGTGCAATGGGGGATGCCGGAATGTGCCTTACCAATGATGATGAACTGGCAGCAGGGCTTCGACAACTTCGTGTGCACGGCGAAAATCCCAAGTATTTTCACCAGTGGGTAGGTTTGAATAGCAGATTGGATACTCTGCAAGCAGCAATTCTGCTGGTTAAACTGGAAAAGTTGAGTGATTGGAGCAATAAACGCCGGGCAAACGCAGCATTTTACGATGCTCAATTGCAAAATATTAGAGAGCTTAAAACTCCGCAAATTGCGCCACAAGCAAAAACTATCTACAATCAATATACCTTGGTTACAGAGCGCAGAGACGATCTGATGGCGCATCTGCAGAAGAAAGATATCGGTTGTGCCATCTACTATCCGCTACCACTACATCTGCAGGATTGCTTTAGTGTTTTAGGTTATAAAAAGGGAGATCTGCCTATCGCCGAAAGATTGGCAAATCAAGTGTTATCCATACCTATCTATCCGGAACTGACAGACGACATGAAG